In Bacillus sp. BGMRC 2118, a genomic segment contains:
- a CDS encoding DUF4179 domain-containing protein produces MKVENKFPFKANDFKSILNWFDTKKQLFYQTAYIYSQNSKEIEDIFYNVLIKVYEVSQRFNKDIHLDINFILLNECWERSSIHLNDREHITHGKILTKLMELDLNDRNFIVLKNILKLTNEEVSQLLKVPVETVNTSLYDAATRLLSEREVEVEQSSCKQYKNTFIDYINMSLHRDKKIELEKHIYTCTTCNNLLYSLQEIFIDLENELQILEPHPDLMNRVTDRIQVTERENLEEKKRLEKKRTIISIVSVSVVMMTLLVGFLTNSFSNFYYSWLEWRELEDEVMLTYLKNGTGKELNLESEYNGIKITIKTAIADDYQTLIYYDIETSSEENKKYAISKFDGLMVENEFEVLNHNANYVSHTPTEALPIDKGDNVFSGTISLSPLAKDSGTINLKLTKLLEVIEETGKESTMLATFRDSRTIDGEWSFDIPVTKQDSVEYEIGKEVAIDGLPITIEKVTFAPTTTLLHYQVNSMQTKKQIQDIYINSIERGKQVSRNQNYYGSHYENNSYIKIFSPLYFEESKKVKITFSSIHYYIEDFESFALDLDRKFPQTFQYNGNPITVEKVTIGKPTKIVVTDTPPQNRGYESLQFGFTSDQENYQIMMGYIGHGAVLIDREGKVYDPAEYNYFDATNEPPRYYETNYEIELNKEFSDEEIIPKRLEILGYNTTKYLDEVVSIELKKEVDRSKNK; encoded by the coding sequence GTGAAAGTAGAAAATAAATTTCCTTTTAAAGCGAATGATTTCAAATCAATCTTGAATTGGTTTGATACGAAGAAACAATTATTCTACCAAACTGCATATATCTATAGTCAAAATTCTAAGGAAATAGAAGATATTTTTTATAACGTATTGATAAAAGTATACGAGGTAAGTCAACGCTTTAATAAAGACATTCATTTAGATATCAATTTTATACTTCTAAATGAATGCTGGGAACGATCCTCCATTCATCTAAACGATAGAGAACACATCACACATGGTAAGATTTTAACTAAACTAATGGAACTAGATTTGAATGATAGAAACTTCATTGTACTTAAAAATATATTGAAATTGACGAATGAAGAAGTCTCACAATTATTAAAAGTACCTGTTGAAACTGTTAATACTTCATTATATGATGCAGCAACACGTCTACTTTCAGAACGAGAAGTGGAAGTTGAACAATCGAGTTGTAAGCAGTACAAAAATACATTTATTGATTATATAAACATGTCGTTACATAGAGATAAAAAGATTGAGCTTGAAAAGCATATCTATACATGTACAACTTGTAACAACTTGTTGTACTCACTTCAAGAGATTTTTATTGACCTGGAAAATGAACTACAAATACTAGAACCTCATCCTGACCTTATGAATCGTGTTACGGATAGAATACAAGTGACTGAGAGAGAAAACCTCGAGGAAAAAAAGCGATTGGAAAAGAAACGCACAATCATAAGCATCGTTTCGGTGTCAGTAGTGATGATGACTTTATTGGTTGGGTTTTTGACTAACAGTTTTTCGAACTTTTATTATTCATGGTTAGAGTGGAGAGAGTTAGAAGATGAAGTAATGCTCACCTATTTAAAGAACGGAACTGGTAAAGAGCTAAATCTTGAATCAGAATATAATGGAATTAAAATCACCATAAAAACAGCCATTGCAGATGATTATCAAACGCTTATTTATTATGATATAGAAACTTCTTCGGAAGAAAATAAAAAATATGCAATAAGCAAATTTGACGGATTAATGGTTGAGAATGAATTTGAGGTACTTAATCACAATGCTAATTATGTGTCACACACACCAACGGAAGCACTGCCAATAGATAAAGGTGATAATGTATTTAGTGGAACCATTAGCTTATCTCCATTAGCTAAAGATAGTGGAACGATTAACTTGAAGCTCACAAAGTTGTTAGAGGTAATAGAGGAAACTGGTAAAGAAAGTACGATGCTAGCTACCTTTCGGGATAGTCGGACGATTGACGGAGAATGGTCCTTTGATATTCCCGTTACAAAACAAGATTCAGTGGAATATGAAATTGGAAAAGAAGTTGCAATCGACGGGCTTCCAATTACGATTGAGAAAGTTACATTTGCTCCAACAACTACGCTGCTTCATTATCAAGTGAATTCAATGCAAACGAAAAAACAAATACAAGATATTTATATCAATAGTATTGAAAGAGGTAAACAGGTATCCCGAAATCAAAATTACTATGGATCACACTATGAAAATAATTCGTACATCAAAATCTTTTCCCCACTATATTTTGAAGAATCAAAGAAAGTAAAGATTACGTTTAGTTCAATTCATTACTATATAGAAGATTTTGAATCATTTGCACTAGATTTAGATAGAAAATTCCCCCAAACATTTCAATATAATGGGAATCCTATCACCGTTGAAAAAGTAACAATCGGGAAGCCAACTAAAATTGTCGTTACAGATACTCCGCCACAAAATCGTGGATACGAATCTTTGCAATTTGGATTTACAAGTGATCAAGAGAATTATCAAATAATGATGGGGTACATTGGTCACGGTGCTGTGCTAATTGACCGAGAAGGAAAGGTATACGATCCAGCCGAGTATAATTACTTTGATGCTACAAACGAACCACCTCGATATTACGAAACAAATTATGAAATCGAATTAAATAAAGAATTCTCTGATGAAGAAATCATCCCGAAGCGTCTTGAAATTCTAGGATATAACACAACTAAGTACCTTGATGAAGTAGTGAGTATTGAGCTAAAAAAAGAAGTGGATAGAAGTAAAAATAAATAG
- a CDS encoding flavin reductase family protein, whose translation MILPIKNQAMHSYPGMVALVTVSYEGKQNIMAAGWHTYISYEPPIYGVAIGRERYSYHLIKKAGAFAINFLPYEKASFIQQAGVVTGEHVNKFELGEMSYEDGISTGSPILKDSYIAYECTVMDRNSYGDHDWFVGSIVQFYRDEEKFLENGLPNFEKLSIPLYIGRSTYTKVDNKSNFESFLFKGD comes from the coding sequence ATGATCTTACCGATAAAGAATCAAGCCATGCACAGTTACCCTGGAATGGTTGCACTTGTAACGGTTTCTTATGAGGGGAAACAGAATATTATGGCAGCAGGATGGCATACGTATATATCCTATGAACCACCGATTTATGGAGTTGCCATCGGTAGAGAGAGGTACTCGTACCATCTAATCAAGAAAGCTGGAGCCTTTGCAATAAATTTTCTTCCTTATGAAAAGGCAAGCTTTATTCAACAAGCAGGTGTGGTTACTGGTGAACATGTCAATAAATTTGAGCTCGGAGAAATGAGTTATGAAGATGGGATATCGACGGGTTCCCCTATCCTAAAGGATTCCTATATTGCCTATGAATGTACGGTAATGGACCGAAATTCATATGGCGACCATGACTGGTTTGTCGGAAGTATTGTTCAATTTTATCGTGATGAAGAAAAATTTTTGGAGAATGGTTTGCCGAACTTTGAAAAACTGTCCATTCCACTTTATATCGGACGCTCTACCTACACGAAGGTTGACAATAAAAGTAATTTTGAATCATTTTTGTTTAAAGGTGATTAG
- a CDS encoding aspartyl-phosphate phosphatase Spo0E family protein has product MICKGRNNLINQVIEQLRHHLYNESVTQQLTSDHILKLSKELNRYINFYTRVTKNYLNKDYSRTYVHSNCIINILEVSKNEKFNLDSIIEQYPVEVKKWNQIGSIQRLLHYIETHYGWDAVEYMGEQVPNICIFPESVDTFYKSIQNLNCIFYQNHKSIVYIGEYLPYISNKDVQLFCHTPHYSTAFNHGLLKGLSKKFSHPLRLNVQDKEYGGQFTMNI; this is encoded by the coding sequence ATTATATGTAAGGGAAGAAACAATTTGATAAACCAAGTCATTGAACAGCTACGTCATCATTTATACAACGAATCTGTAACACAGCAGTTAACTTCGGACCATATCCTAAAACTAAGTAAAGAGTTAAATCGTTACATAAATTTTTACACAAGAGTCACCAAAAATTATCTTAATAAAGATTATTCTCGTACTTACGTTCATTCCAATTGCATCATAAACATTCTGGAGGTTTCAAAAAACGAAAAATTTAATTTAGATAGTATTATAGAGCAGTACCCTGTGGAAGTGAAAAAGTGGAATCAAATCGGTAGTATTCAACGATTATTACATTATATTGAGACCCACTATGGATGGGATGCTGTTGAATATATGGGAGAGCAAGTGCCGAATATATGTATTTTTCCAGAGTCTGTCGATACATTTTATAAATCTATTCAAAACTTAAACTGTATATTTTATCAAAATCATAAATCTATTGTATATATCGGAGAATACTTACCATACATATCAAATAAAGATGTTCAGCTATTTTGTCATACACCTCATTATTCAACAGCATTCAATCACGGATTGCTAAAAGGACTTTCCAAAAAGTTTAGCCACCCTCTCCGTTTGAACGTACAAGATAAAGAGTATGGTGGACAGTTTACAATGAATATATAA
- a CDS encoding alpha/beta hydrolase — protein MKSIYKSENGKKKILDYYNEYVTNLNVEVEHEYVSTRFGMTHVLITGPKEGEPLFLFQGGNCINPMTLSWFTPLLSKYRVYAPDTIGHPGYSDETRISASDESFADWIHELMSYFQVEKCRFVGPSYGAGIVLRLAAFRPDKITKAVLVSPAGVRMGSKLTMIQKVLIPLIAYKVTGKRKHLTRLTDEMSLKTMKELDRSIIGEIFNSTTLEQDMPKLTEKKELVHYHAPTLVIAGDKDLFFPARKIEKGIHEILPQATFIPYNMGHFPSQSHLNVINEEILSFLE, from the coding sequence ATGAAATCAATTTATAAAAGTGAGAATGGAAAGAAGAAGATTCTAGATTATTATAATGAGTATGTAACCAATCTTAATGTAGAGGTGGAACATGAATATGTGTCAACCCGTTTTGGTATGACTCATGTACTCATAACTGGTCCAAAAGAAGGTGAACCACTATTTTTATTTCAAGGAGGCAATTGTATTAATCCCATGACATTATCGTGGTTTACCCCTTTATTAAGTAAATACCGGGTCTATGCACCAGATACAATTGGACATCCTGGATATAGTGATGAAACGAGAATATCTGCAAGTGATGAAAGTTTTGCTGACTGGATTCATGAATTGATGTCATACTTTCAAGTCGAAAAGTGTAGGTTTGTTGGTCCTTCCTATGGTGCAGGGATTGTTCTTAGATTGGCAGCCTTTAGGCCGGATAAAATAACAAAGGCTGTCCTAGTCTCACCAGCTGGTGTTCGGATGGGTTCAAAATTAACGATGATTCAAAAGGTCTTGATCCCTCTAATAGCATATAAAGTAACAGGCAAAAGAAAACATTTAACTAGATTAACAGATGAGATGTCTCTTAAGACAATGAAAGAGTTAGATCGATCAATAATAGGTGAGATTTTTAACAGCACAACGCTTGAACAAGATATGCCAAAGTTAACGGAAAAAAAAGAATTAGTTCATTATCATGCACCTACTTTAGTAATTGCTGGAGATAAAGATTTGTTTTTTCCAGCTAGAAAAATAGAAAAAGGTATACATGAAATCCTCCCTCAAGCAACATTTATACCATATAATATGGGGCATTTTCCTTCTCAGTCACACCTTAATGTGATAAATGAGGAGATACTTTCCTTCTTGGAATAA
- a CDS encoding antibiotic biosynthesis monooxygenase: MIIIINYNEEKDWIGDGQMFLQIRKLVVQEGSSDQVVERFSKPGIVEEQEGFIDMTVLLKKVRRGEEEVVIQIRWESEQHWKQWEKSDAHIAGHKAKIGQPKPEYIISSEGGLYEVKAVKTAKP; encoded by the coding sequence ATGATAATCATTATCAATTATAATGAAGAAAAAGATTGGATTGGGGATGGGCAAATGTTTTTACAAATAAGAAAACTGGTTGTTCAAGAGGGATCTTCAGATCAAGTGGTCGAACGTTTTAGTAAGCCGGGTATTGTAGAAGAGCAAGAAGGATTTATAGACATGACAGTACTTTTGAAAAAGGTGAGACGTGGTGAAGAAGAGGTAGTTATTCAAATTCGCTGGGAATCCGAGCAGCATTGGAAGCAATGGGAGAAGAGCGATGCTCACATAGCTGGTCATAAGGCGAAAATAGGACAACCCAAGCCTGAATATATCATCAGTTCTGAAGGTGGATTATATGAAGTGAAGGCTGTAAAAACAGCTAAGCCATAA
- a CDS encoding DinB family protein yields MSKQFQLTRDFLLYFVKNVDESIIDTKPEGFNNTIRWHIGHVLVTGEKFLFRFPKQQANVPDNYEMLFDMGTSPTDWKEEEVPTLTVLIERLEAQTERIHEMEGNFFHQELPFDFPYFNLKTYQDLFAFMMYHEADHLGQMKAMKRMLEAK; encoded by the coding sequence ATGTCAAAACAATTTCAATTAACACGGGACTTTTTACTGTATTTTGTGAAAAATGTAGATGAGAGTATCATAGATACAAAGCCAGAAGGGTTTAATAACACCATTCGTTGGCATATTGGGCATGTATTAGTAACGGGTGAAAAATTTTTATTTCGCTTTCCGAAACAACAAGCAAATGTACCAGACAATTATGAGATGCTTTTTGATATGGGAACGAGTCCTACAGATTGGAAGGAAGAAGAAGTTCCGACTCTGACTGTACTTATTGAACGATTAGAGGCACAAACCGAGCGGATCCATGAAATGGAAGGAAACTTCTTTCACCAAGAACTTCCATTTGATTTTCCGTACTTTAATTTAAAGACTTATCAAGATTTATTCGCATTTATGATGTATCATGAAGCGGATCATTTAGGTCAGATGAAAGCGATGAAGAGAATGTTAGAAGCAAAATAG
- a CDS encoding MATE family efflux transporter, translating to MNQTFTKREKIKQIVVLLIPILITQLGMFSMVFFNTIMSGRYNASDLAAVAIGTSIWNPIFIGLSGILLAVSPIAAQRFGEKKNKEVSSIVTHGVYLALIIALIIIVLGVFFLDFILTRLNLDPYVHQTAYQYLTGLSYGIIPLFIFNVLRSFIYALGKTRVVMVILLSSLPVNFLLNYGLIFGAFGLPELGGVGAGYATSITYWIISIITFFIIKTKEPFSSHFHLKDFKQFSLSKSMEILKIGVPMGLSVFFETSIFAVVTILISKFSITTIAAYQSALNIVSFLYMIPISISMALTVLVGFEVGAGRNKDAKTYSWLGINLSIIIALVTGILVIIFRETVASLYSNDDAVIKLTAHFLIYALFFQVSDAIQATAQAALRGYKDVNIAFVMTLIAYWGICLPVGYGLAHTNLGASGYWIGLTVGLLAAGVGLSWRLTHIQKTKFVSVEMKEVG from the coding sequence ATGAATCAGACGTTTACAAAAAGAGAAAAAATAAAACAAATAGTTGTTTTGTTAATTCCAATTTTAATTACTCAACTTGGTATGTTTTCAATGGTCTTCTTTAATACGATTATGTCAGGGAGATACAATGCGTCTGACTTGGCTGCAGTAGCAATTGGAACATCCATCTGGAATCCAATATTTATAGGATTAAGCGGTATATTACTAGCTGTTTCTCCAATAGCTGCACAACGCTTTGGAGAAAAGAAAAATAAAGAAGTGTCATCTATTGTCACACATGGTGTTTATTTGGCACTAATTATCGCACTGATTATCATTGTACTTGGTGTGTTTTTTCTAGATTTTATCTTAACGAGGCTTAACTTAGATCCGTATGTACATCAAACTGCATACCAATACTTAACTGGTCTAAGTTATGGAATAATTCCTTTGTTTATATTCAATGTTCTTCGTTCCTTTATTTATGCACTTGGGAAGACAAGGGTTGTCATGGTAATTTTGCTATCATCTTTACCGGTAAACTTCCTCTTAAACTATGGTTTGATTTTTGGTGCTTTTGGTTTACCAGAACTTGGAGGTGTTGGAGCAGGCTATGCAACATCAATCACATACTGGATTATTTCGATCATTACATTCTTTATTATCAAAACAAAGGAGCCATTTTCTTCTCATTTTCATTTGAAGGATTTCAAACAATTTTCACTTTCAAAAAGTATGGAAATTTTAAAGATTGGAGTTCCAATGGGGTTATCTGTGTTTTTCGAAACAAGTATTTTTGCTGTTGTGACCATATTAATTAGTAAATTTAGTATTACGACAATTGCTGCCTATCAATCTGCATTGAATATTGTGTCATTTCTATATATGATTCCCATCAGTATCTCAATGGCACTTACTGTGTTAGTTGGGTTTGAGGTGGGGGCAGGACGCAATAAGGATGCGAAAACATATAGCTGGCTTGGTATTAATCTATCAATCATCATTGCACTTGTAACAGGGATACTCGTTATCATATTCCGTGAGACAGTGGCAAGTCTGTATTCAAATGATGATGCAGTCATCAAGTTAACAGCACACTTCTTAATTTATGCTCTTTTCTTCCAAGTGTCAGATGCCATACAAGCTACTGCTCAAGCAGCATTACGTGGCTATAAAGACGTGAACATTGCATTTGTCATGACGTTGATTGCATATTGGGGAATATGCTTACCGGTAGGATATGGTCTGGCACATACAAATCTAGGTGCCTCAGGTTACTGGATTGGTCTTACGGTAGGACTGCTCGCAGCAGGAGTGGGATTATCGTGGAGATTAACTCATATTCAAAAGACAAAATTTGTTTCAGTTGAGATGAAAGAAGTAGGATAG
- a CDS encoding serine/threonine protein phosphatase: MSYLIIGDVHGCYYTFKNMLDKHWRQGDETLIQLGDIIDRGKNSPQMVEYARELQDNFLEKVSFLKGNHEFEMIEHFTKGPNKNWLRQCGEVTLKQYEVSNNKCESDVNWMKDLPLFWETEYLFVSHAGIAKATNDPFNEDDEYSVIWNRSPLKNLGKLQIIGHTPCEKPTYTDKSNSWNIDTAAAYEGYLTGVRIDSKGNVIEFIKEETDRRDK, from the coding sequence ATGAGCTACTTAATTATAGGAGATGTACATGGTTGTTATTATACATTTAAGAATATGCTGGATAAACATTGGAGGCAAGGTGATGAGACACTAATCCAACTTGGTGATATCATTGATCGGGGAAAAAACTCTCCTCAAATGGTCGAGTATGCAAGGGAATTACAGGATAATTTCTTAGAGAAGGTGTCTTTTCTTAAAGGAAATCACGAATTTGAGATGATTGAACATTTTACAAAGGGTCCAAACAAAAATTGGTTACGTCAATGTGGGGAAGTAACGTTAAAACAGTATGAAGTGTCAAATAATAAATGTGAAAGTGATGTAAACTGGATGAAGGATTTGCCGTTATTCTGGGAAACTGAGTATCTGTTCGTCAGTCATGCTGGCATAGCCAAAGCAACGAATGATCCATTTAACGAGGATGATGAATATAGTGTCATTTGGAATCGTAGTCCCTTAAAGAATCTAGGTAAATTGCAAATTATCGGACATACTCCATGTGAAAAGCCTACGTATACTGATAAAAGTAACTCATGGAATATTGATACAGCTGCAGCATATGAGGGGTATTTAACCGGAGTAAGAATTGATTCAAAAGGAAATGTAATAGAATTTATTAAAGAGGAAACAGATCGTAGAGATAAATAA
- a CDS encoding YitT family protein, with translation MVDTEVQKRQHRGLSKIKIIQRTITITIGALLMAVGLEIFLVPNQVVDGGVTGISIMLSHITGIKLGIFLLLLNLPFVYLGYKQFGKTFAISTIYGIIMLALFTMFFHPIPPFTDDILLATIFGGIFLGMGVGLVIRNGGALDGTEVLSIVISKKVPFSVGEIVMFINLFILSSAGFVYSWDRAMYSILAYVVAAKAIDIVITGMEESKSVWIISDVATELGDAINHRLGRGVTYLNGEGAYSGEDKKVIFCIITRLEESKLNTIVDEIDPNAFLAIADIAEVRGGRFKKRAIH, from the coding sequence ATGGTAGATACAGAAGTTCAAAAAAGACAACACCGTGGACTTTCAAAAATAAAAATTATACAGCGTACAATCACCATCACAATCGGTGCCTTATTAATGGCAGTCGGACTTGAAATCTTCTTGGTTCCAAATCAAGTAGTTGATGGTGGAGTTACCGGTATTTCAATCATGCTTTCCCACATTACTGGCATCAAGCTCGGTATCTTTCTATTATTATTAAACCTTCCATTTGTTTATTTAGGTTATAAACAGTTTGGGAAGACATTCGCAATTTCTACAATATATGGAATTATTATGTTAGCGTTGTTTACAATGTTTTTTCATCCGATCCCTCCTTTCACAGATGACATCCTACTTGCTACTATTTTCGGTGGAATCTTTTTAGGAATGGGTGTTGGATTAGTTATTCGAAACGGAGGAGCACTGGATGGAACTGAAGTATTATCTATTGTAATTAGTAAAAAAGTTCCCTTTTCCGTGGGTGAAATTGTCATGTTCATTAATTTGTTTATCCTAAGTTCAGCTGGATTTGTTTATTCATGGGATCGTGCAATGTATTCCATTTTAGCTTATGTTGTCGCAGCAAAAGCAATAGACATTGTCATCACAGGTATGGAAGAGTCAAAATCGGTATGGATTATTAGCGATGTGGCTACAGAACTAGGAGATGCAATTAACCACCGTCTCGGCCGAGGAGTTACTTACTTAAATGGAGAAGGTGCCTACTCAGGTGAAGATAAAAAAGTTATTTTTTGTATTATCACCCGTTTAGAAGAATCAAAATTAAATACAATTGTAGATGAAATTGATCCTAATGCCTTCCTTGCAATAGCAGATATTGCAGAGGTACGCGGAGGACGATTTAAGAAAAGAGCTATCCACTAA
- a CDS encoding GNAT family N-acetyltransferase: protein MSKQNSLILLYPEVAAPKIVEPPGYYVRTYENQDFTTYKTMLRHEGWILNDHQFHDFFNKVVSNGLFFAIDKETNEIAATAVALRNPTSTHFSFLQGGEIGFVITKREHRRKGLGSYVTALATSRLISTDSKSIRIVVNDFRTAAIKTYLNLGFKPFLYTEDMEKRWEEVFHKLNRKLSIENCMVALKNECL from the coding sequence ATGTCCAAACAAAATTCCCTTATATTGCTTTATCCAGAAGTTGCTGCACCAAAAATAGTAGAGCCACCAGGATATTATGTTAGAACATATGAGAATCAAGATTTTACTACCTACAAAACGATGTTACGTCATGAAGGATGGATACTCAACGATCATCAATTCCATGACTTTTTTAACAAGGTAGTTTCTAACGGACTATTCTTCGCAATTGATAAAGAAACAAATGAAATTGCAGCAACTGCAGTAGCATTACGAAATCCAACATCCACACATTTTTCCTTTCTTCAAGGTGGAGAAATAGGATTTGTTATAACGAAACGAGAGCACCGCAGGAAGGGGTTAGGAAGTTATGTTACTGCATTGGCAACAAGTAGGCTTATCTCTACAGATAGTAAAAGTATAAGAATTGTTGTGAATGACTTTCGAACTGCTGCAATCAAAACTTATTTAAATCTTGGCTTTAAACCTTTTCTTTACACAGAGGATATGGAGAAACGATGGGAAGAAGTCTTTCATAAATTGAACCGAAAGTTATCAATAGAAAACTGTATGGTTGCATTAAAAAATGAGTGTCTCTGA
- a CDS encoding DinB family protein, translating to MNFNLDEAIEVLERTPLLLTSFLTGMSHSWLNCHEGEGTWNAEEVVDHLIEAEHANWIPRLVTILQVGEQESFPPFDRFAHLKKERNVSIDIKLIEFREIRSENIEKLRKLIQPEDYEKTGIHPEFGTVKLRELLSTWVVHDLSHVSQIMRVMSKHYREDVGPWKAYLRILSTTE from the coding sequence ATGAACTTTAACTTGGATGAAGCAATTGAAGTGTTAGAGAGAACCCCACTATTATTAACTAGTTTTTTAACGGGAATGTCTCATTCATGGTTAAATTGTCACGAAGGAGAAGGTACATGGAATGCAGAAGAGGTGGTCGATCATCTTATAGAGGCAGAGCATGCAAACTGGATTCCCCGCTTAGTGACAATCTTACAGGTTGGAGAGCAAGAGTCCTTTCCTCCTTTTGATCGATTCGCTCACTTAAAAAAAGAGAGGAATGTCTCAATTGATATAAAATTAATAGAATTTAGAGAAATTAGATCAGAGAATATAGAGAAACTTCGTAAACTGATTCAACCCGAAGACTATGAAAAAACAGGGATTCATCCTGAATTTGGTACAGTGAAACTAAGAGAACTTTTATCTACATGGGTTGTTCATGACCTAAGTCATGTAAGTCAGATTATGAGAGTAATGTCGAAGCATTATCGTGAAGATGTAGGACCATGGAAGGCATATTTACGTATTTTATCTACAACCGAATAA
- a CDS encoding YqcI/YcgG family protein yields the protein MRLYTAAEHLDHSIASWEKKSLQTFQQKMSDKNHLFPCIPATQGHSLDQFRYGFVGDPRSESTIEEFAQLLKEYTENSRHFGKYTSLIVFFETPLELIEQYDVEQFEQLFWEVLSGISSIDEKEWPENIPVDPHNPVWEYCFHQEKYFMYCATPAHENRKSRNFPYFMMAITPRWVLEQFNENKSLAAKIKENIRKRIVDYDSVPIHPDLNTYGKEDNYEWKQYFLHDDESSLSKCPYHRFLKLIGREKK from the coding sequence ATGAGATTATATACAGCAGCAGAACATCTTGACCACTCCATCGCAAGTTGGGAGAAAAAATCACTACAAACTTTCCAGCAAAAAATGTCTGACAAGAATCATTTGTTTCCGTGTATTCCTGCGACACAAGGACATTCTCTTGATCAGTTTCGATATGGGTTTGTAGGAGACCCGCGCAGTGAATCTACAATTGAAGAATTTGCACAATTACTCAAGGAATATACTGAAAATTCAAGACATTTCGGAAAATATACATCATTAATTGTTTTCTTTGAAACCCCACTTGAGTTAATAGAACAATATGACGTAGAACAGTTTGAACAGTTATTTTGGGAAGTACTTTCAGGAATAAGCTCTATTGATGAAAAAGAATGGCCTGAAAACATACCAGTAGATCCTCATAATCCGGTATGGGAATATTGCTTTCACCAAGAAAAATATTTTATGTATTGTGCCACTCCTGCACATGAAAATAGAAAGAGCCGAAATTTCCCATACTTTATGATGGCCATCACACCTAGATGGGTGTTAGAACAATTTAATGAAAACAAATCTCTTGCCGCAAAAATTAAAGAAAATATTCGAAAACGTATCGTTGATTATGATTCGGTACCCATTCACCCAGATTTAAACACTTACGGCAAAGAAGACAACTACGAGTGGAAACAATATTTCCTTCACGATGATGAATCCAGTTTATCGAAATGTCCTTATCACAGGTTTCTTAAGTTAATTGGAAGAGAAAAGAAATAA
- a CDS encoding DUF2512 family protein: MKMMKVLAIKFVTCVIAFAIGLDLFFDATFSHILSFSVFLTLASYVVGERVILPLLGKKAANVADFLLAYLTVWIFGSVLLESYLQIAWGSIISAIIITAAEVILHLMVGSQAGERDHKPIFTRPLASLATEFAEEFDTKGLNGSKYKKE, translated from the coding sequence ATGAAAATGATGAAAGTATTAGCTATTAAATTCGTGACTTGTGTCATCGCTTTTGCCATTGGGTTAGATTTGTTCTTTGACGCAACCTTTTCTCATATTCTTTCCTTTAGTGTATTTCTAACGCTAGCATCTTATGTAGTGGGAGAGCGAGTTATCTTACCTTTATTAGGAAAGAAGGCAGCCAATGTTGCTGATTTCTTATTAGCGTATCTAACAGTTTGGATCTTTGGAAGCGTACTCTTAGAAAGTTATTTGCAAATCGCTTGGGGTAGTATTATATCAGCTATTATCATAACTGCTGCTGAAGTCATTCTTCACTTAATGGTTGGAAGCCAAGCAGGTGAGCGTGATCACAAGCCAATATTCACAAGACCGCTTGCATCACTGGCAACCGAATTTGCAGAGGAGTTTGATACGAAAGGTTTAAACGGGAGTAAATACAAGAAGGAATAG
- a CDS encoding glutaredoxin family protein: MNTVVVYSMDDCVECTFVKKMLTEEGIPFEVRDIKKNEAYKSEVEKYGFLGVPVTVCGGRAVKGFTPELMEIVELSKS, from the coding sequence ATGAATACAGTTGTTGTCTACTCAATGGATGATTGTGTTGAATGTACATTTGTGAAAAAAATGTTAACAGAAGAAGGAATTCCGTTTGAAGTGAGAGATATTAAAAAAAACGAGGCATATAAAAGTGAAGTCGAGAAATACGGTTTTCTTGGAGTTCCTGTTACAGTTTGTGGTGGTCGTGCTGTTAAGGGATTCACCCCAGAGCTAATGGAAATAGTTGAGTTAAGTAAATCATAA